Genomic segment of Pseudomonas sp. CCI4.2:
TACGTACGAGTAGTACGTAACACTTTGCTCAAGCGCGCAGTTGCTGACACTGAATACAGTGTTCTCAACGACGTGTTCACCGGCCCGACCTTGATCGCCTTTTCCAATGAACATCCTGGTGCTGCTGCCCGTTTGTTCAAAGAATTCGCGAAAGGTCAGGATAAGTTCGAGATCAAGGCAGCTGCGTTTGAGGGCAAGTACCTCGCGGCTAACCAGATCGACGTACTGGCAACTCTGCCGACCCGTAACGAAGCAATTTCTCAGCTGATGAGCGTGATTCAAGGCGCTACCAGCAAATTGGCTCGTACTCTGGCGGCTATTCGCGAGCAAAAAGAAGCTGCCGCAGCTTAAGGCTGAGCACTTCCTCTCGCGCTTTTTTGTTTATTTTGATGGCCGTGTAGGCCGTCCCCCAATTAGGAATTAGAGTCATGTCTATCTCTCAAGACGATATCCTCAACGCCGTAGCTGAAATGTCTGTTCTGCAGGTTGTTGAGCTGATCAAAGCTTTCGAAGAAAAATTCGGCGTTACTGCTGCTGCCGGTTCTTCTGGTCCAGCTGCTGTTGCTGCTGTTGCTGAAGAGCAAACCGAATTCAACGTGATCCTGACTGAAACTGGCGACAAAAAAGTCAACGTGATCAAGGCTGTACGTGAGTTGACAGGTCTGGGCCTGAAAGAAGCCAAAGCAGTAGTTGACGCTGGTGCTGGTTCGTTGGTTCTGGAAGCAGTATCGAAAGACGCTGCTGACAAAGCCAAAGCTGCACTGGAAGAAGCAGGCGCTAAAGTCGAGCTGAAGTAAGTATCGACTTGTGTCTCCAGCCCAAGCGTAAAGCAAAAGGCTGATGGCTGGTGGCTCTTGCCACCGGCCTTTTTCCGTTATAGATCGCTGACCTAGTTGGCCTCTATAGCGCGCAAGACCCACCCGATGCGGTGGCGCAAACCAAGGGGTTTGCACGATTTTCTGGTTGCTCCCGTCGGGAGGAGCCAAACAAGCAGGTGACCAAGCTGGGGAACGCTGATGGCTTACTCATATACTGAGAAAAAACGTATCCGCAAGGACTTTAGCAAGTTGCCGGACGTAATGGATGTGCCGTATCTATTGGCCATCCAGCTGGATTCGTATCGCGAATTCTTGCAAGCGGGAGCGACCAAAGATCAGTTCCGCGACGTCGGTCTGCATGCAGCCTTCAAATCCGTTTTCCCGATCATCAGCTACTCCGGCAATGCTGCGCTGGAGTATGTGGGTTATCGCTTGGGCGAACCGGCATTTGATGTCAAAGAGTGCGTGCTGCGCGGTGTGACTTACGCTGTGCCTTTGCGGGTCAAGGTTCGTTTGATCATTTTCGACAAAGAATCGTCGAACAAAGCGATCAAGGACATCAAAGAGCAAGAAGTCTACATGGGTGAAATCCCACTGATGACTGAAAACGGTACCTTCGTAATCAACGGTACCGAGCGCGTAATCGTTTCCCAGTTGCACCGTTCCCCGGGCGTGTTCTTCGATCACGACCGCGGCAAAACGCACAGCTCCGGTAAACTGCTCTATTCCGCGCGTATTATTCCATACCGTGGTTCGTGGTTGGACTTCGAGTTCGATCCGAAAGACTGCGTGTTTGTTCGTATCGACCGTCGTCGTAAGCTGCCTGCGTCCGTATTGTTGCGCGCACTCGGCTACACGACTGAGCAAGTGCTCGATGCGTTCTACACCACCAACATCTTCCACGTGCAGGGTGAAAACCTGAATCTGGAGCTGATTCCTCAGCGCCTTCGTGGTGAAATTGCGGTATTGGATATTCTGGATGACAAAGGCAAGGTCATTGTCGAGCAAGGCCGACGGATTACCGCTCGCCATGTTAACCAGATGGAAAAAGCCGGGATCAAAGAGCTGGAAGTGCCTCTGGACTATGTCCTGGGTCGTACTACCGCCAAGGTCATCGTGCACCCTGCGACTGGCGAAATCATCGCTGAATGCAACACTGAACTGAACACTGAGATTATTGCAAAAATCGCCAAATCTCAGGTTGTCCGTATCGAAACGTTGTACACCAACGATATCGACTGCGGACCGTTCGTCTCGGATACGCTGAAAATAGACTCCACTAGCAACCAATTGGAAGCGCTGGTCGAAATCTATCGGATGATGCGTCCTGGCGAGCCACCAACAAAAGATGCAGCCGAAACGCTATTCAACAACCTGTTCTTCAGCCCTGAGCGTTACGACCTGTCTGCGGTCGGCCGGATGAAGTTCAACCGTCGTATCGGTCGTACCGAGATCGAAGGTTCGGGCGTGTTGTGCAAAGAAGATATCGTCGCCGTCCTCAAGACTCTGGTTGATATCCGTAACGGCAAAGGTATTGTCGACGACATCGACCACTTGGGTAACCGTCGTGTTCGTTGCGTTGGCGAAATGGCTGAAAACCAGTTCCGTGTAGGTCTGGTGCGTGTAGAGCGTGCAGTTAAAGAGCGCTTGTCGATGGCGGAAAGCGAAGGCTTGATGCCGCAGGACCTGATCAACGCCAAGCCGGTTGCGGCAGCGGTGAAGGAGTTCTTCGGTTCCAGCCAGCTTTCGCAGTTCATGGACCAGAACAACCCGCTGTCAGAGATCACCCACAAGCGTCGTGTTTCAGCGCTCGGCCCCGGCGGTTTGACTCGTGAGCGTGCTGGTTTTGAAGTTCGTGACGTACACCCTACTCACTACGGTCGTGTATGCCCGATTGAAACGCCAGAAGGTCCGAACATCGGCCTGATCAACTCATTGGCGGCCTATGCGCGTACCAACAAGTATGGCTTCCTCGAAAGCCCATACCGTGTTGTTAAAGACGCGCTGGTAACTGACGAGATCGTTTTCCTGTCGGCAATTGAAGAAGCGGATCACGTTATCGCTCAAGCTTCGGCGACAATGAACGAAACCGGTCATCTGGTTGATGAATTGGTTGCGGTACGTCACCTCAACGAATTCACCGTCAAGGCGCCGGAAGACGTCACGTTGATGGACGTTTCGCCGAAGCAGGTAGTTTCGGTTGCAGCCTCGTTGATCCCGTTCCTTGAACACGATGACGCCAACCGTGCGTTGATGGGTTCGAACATGCAGCGCCAAGCAGTACCGACCCTGCGTTCCGATAAGCCGTTGGTCGGCACCGGGATGGAGCGTAACGTTGCTCGTGACTCAGGCGTTTGTGTTGTTGCTCGTCGCGGCGGCGTGATCGATTCGGTAGATGCTAGCCGTATTGTGGTTCGTGTTGCTGATGATGAAGTTGAAACCGGTGAAGCCGGCGTAGACATCTATAACCTGACCAAATACACCCGCTCCAACCAGAACACCTGCATCAACCAGCGCCCGCTGGTGAGCAAGGGTGATCGAGTTGAGCGCAGCGACATCATGGCTGACGGTCCATCCACCGATATGGGTGAGCTGGCACTTGGTCAGAACATGCGCATCGCGTTCATGGCATGGAACGGTTACAACTTCGAAGACTCCATCCTCCTTTCGGAGCGTGTAGTCCAAGAAGACCGTTTCACCACGATCCACATTCAGGAACTGACCTGTGTGGCCCGTGACACCAAGCTTGGGCCTGAGGAAATCACTGCAGACATCCCTAACGTGGGTGAAGCTGCACTGAACAAGCTTGATGAAGCCGGTATTGTCTATGTAGGTGCTGAAGTAGGCGCAGGCGACATCCTGGTTGGTAAAGTCACTCCGAAAGGCGAGACTCAGCTGACCCCGGAAGAGAAACTGTTGCGTGCAATCTTCGGCGAGAAAGCGAGCGACGTTAAGGACACTTCCCTGCGCGTACCTACCGGTACCAAGGGTACTGTTATCGACGTTCAAGTGTTTACTCGTGATGGTGTTGAGCGTGATGCTCGTGCCCTGTCGATCGAGAAGACCCAACTCGATGAAATTCGCAAAGACTTGAACGAAGAGTTCCGCATCGTTGAAGGCGCAACTTTTGAACGTCTGCGTTCCGCTTTGGTTGGCCGTAAGGCTGAAGGCGGCGCAGGTCTGAAGAAAGGTCAGGACATCACCGACGAAACACTCGACGGTCTTGAGCATGGTCAGTGGTTCAAACTGCGCATGGTTGAGGATGCTCTGAACGATCAACTCGAAAAAGCCCAAGCTTATATCGTTGATCGTCGCCGCCTTCTGGACGACAAGTTCGAAGACAAGAAGCGCAAGCTGCAGCAAGGCGATGACCTGGCACCTGGCGTTCTGAAAATCGTTAAGGTTTACTTGGCAATCCGTCGCCGCATCCAGCCGGGCGACAAGATGGCCGGTCGCCACGGTAACAAAGGTGTGGTTTCCGTAATCATGCCAGTTGAAGACATGCCGCACGATGCCAATGGCACCCCGGTAGATATCGTCCTCAACCCGCTGGGCGTACCTTCGCGTATGAACGTCGGTCAGATCCTTGAGACTCACCTTGGCCTTGCAGCTAAAGGTTTGGGCGAGAAGATCAACCGCATGCTGGAAGAGCAGCGTAAAGTTGTAGACCTGCGTAAGTTCTTGAACGAGATCTACAACGAAATCGGCGGTCGCCAAGAAAGTCTGGAAGATCTGTCCGATAAAGAAATTCTGGATCTCGCGAAGAACCTTCGTGGCGGCGTTCCAATGGCTACGCCGGTCTTCGACGGTGCCAAGGAAAGCGAAATCAAGGCCATGCTGAAACTGGCAGATATGCCAGAAAGCGGCCAGATGCAGCTGTTCGACGGTCGTACCGGTAACAAGTTTGAGCGTCCGGTCACTGTTGGCTACATGTACATGCTGAAGCTGAACCACTTGGTGGACGACAAGATGCACGCGCGTTCCACTGGTTCTTACAGCCTGGTCACCCAGCAGCCGCTGGGTGGTAAGGCTCAGTTCGGTGGTCAGCGTTTCGGGGAGATGGAAGTGTGGGCGCTGGAAGCATACGGCGCGGCTTACACTCTGCAAGAAATGCTCACAGTGAAGTCGGACGATGTGAACGGTCGGACCAAGATGTACAAAAACATCGTGGACGGCGATCACCGTATGGAGCCGGGCATGCCCGAGTCTTTCAACGTACTGATCAAAGAAATTCGTTCGCTCGGTATCGATATCGATCTGGAAACCGAATAACACGTGACGCGAATTGGGGGCAGGGCGGTATTGCCTGCTCCCTGCTCCGCCAGGAGGAAAGGCCTTGAAAGACCTATTGAATTTGCTGAAAAACCAGGGTCAAGTCGAAGAGTTCGACGCCATCCGTATCGGATTGGCATCGCCTGAGATGATCCGTTCGTGGTCGTTCGGTGAAGTTAAAAAGCCGGAAACCATCAACTACCGTACGTTCAAGCCTGAGCGTGACGGCCTGTTCTGCGCCAAGATCTTTGGCCCGGTCAAGGATTACGAGTGCTTGTGCGGTAAGTACAAGCGCTTGAAGCACCGCGGTGTAATCTGCGAGAAGTGCGGCGTTGAAGTCGCACTGGCAAAAGTTCGTCGCGAGCGTATGGCTCACATCGAACTGGCCTCGCCAGTTGCACACATCTGGTTCTTGAAATCGCTGCCGTCCCGTATCGGCTTGCTGATGGACATGACCCTGCGTGATATCGAACGCGTTCTCTATTTCGAGAGCTATGTCGTTATCGATCCAGGCATGACCACCCTTGAAAAAGGGCAGTTGCTCAACGACGAGCAGTATTTTGAAGCGCTCGAAGAGTTCGGCGATGACTTCGATGCCCGTATGGGTGCTGAAGCTGTCCGCGAACTGCTGCACGCTATCGATCTGGAGCACGAGATTGGCCGTCTGCGCGAAGAAATTCCGCAAACCAACTCCGAGACCAAAATCAAAAAGCTGTCCAAGCGCCTGAAGTTGATGGAAGCCTTCCAAGGTTCCGGCAACCTTCCTGAGTGGATGGTTCTGACCGTTCTGCCGGTTCTGCCGCCAGATCTGCGTCCTTTGGTTCCGCTTGATGGCGGTCGTTTCGCTACATCTGACCTTAACGATCTGTATCGTCGAGTAATCAACCGTAACAACCGCTTGAAGCGTCTGCTTGATCTGTCCGCTCCGGACATCATCGTGCGCAACGAAAAGCGTATGTTGCAGGAAGCGGTCGATGCACTGCTCGACAACGGTCGTCGCGGTCGCGCGATTACCGGTTCCAACAAGCGTCCTCTGAAATCCTTGGCTGACATGATCAAGGGTAAGCAGGGTCGTTTCCGTCAGAACTTGCTCGGCAAGCGTGTTGACTACTCGGGTCGTTCGGTAATTACCGTAGGCCCGACCCTGCGTCTGCACCAGTGCGGTCTGCCTAAGAAAATGGCTCTCGAGCTGTTTAAACCGTTCATTTTTGGCAAGTTGGAAATGCGTGGTCTCGCTACCACCATTAAAGCCGCCAAGAAAATGGTTGAGCGTGAATTGCCAGAAGTTTGGGACGTTCTCGCTGAAGTCATCCGCGAACACCCAGTGTTGCTCAACCGTGCACCAACTCTTCACCGTCTGGGTATCCAAGCGTTTGAACCGGTTCTGATCGAGGGTAAAGCTATCCAGCTTCACCCGTTGGTCTGCGCTGCGTACAACGCCGACTTCGACGGCGACCAGATGGCCGTCCACGTACCGTTGACGCTGGAAGCTCAGCTCGAAGCGCGTGCGCTGATGATGTCGACCAACAACATTCTGTCGCCAGCCAACGGTGAGCCAATCATCGTCCCGTCGCAGGACGTTGTATTGGGTCTGTACTACATGACTCGTGAAGCGATCAACGCCAAGGGCGAGGGTCGAGTGTTCGCGGATCTGCAGGAAGTTGACCGTGTATTCCGCGCCGGCGAAGCCGCGCTGCATGCCAAAGTCAAAGTCCGCATCCACGAAACGGTTAACGATCGTGACGGCGGAAGCGTCAAGAACACCCGTATCGTCGACACCACTGTCGGCCGCGCGCTGTTGTTCCAAGTGGTCCCGGCCGGCCTGTCGTATGACGTGGTCAACCAGCCGATGAAGAAAAAAGCGATCTCTAAACTGATCAACCAGTGCTATCGCGTGGTTGGTTTGAAAGAAACCGTAATTTTCGCTGACCAATTGATGTACACCGGTTTTGCTTATTCGACCATTTCGGGTGTCTCCATCGGCGTTAACGACTTCGTTATCCCTGATGAAAAAGCTCGCATCATCGAAGCTGCTACCGACGAAGTTAAAGAAATCGAAGCCCAGTACGCATCAGGCCTGGTAACCCAGGGCGAGAAGTACAACAAGGTAATCGACCTTTGGTCCAAAGCTAACGACGAAGTGTCGAAGGCGATGATGTCGAACCTCTCGAAAGAGCGCGTTATCGACCGTCACGGCGTCGAGGTCGACCAAGAGTCGTTCAACTCGATGTACATGATGGCTGACTCCGGCGCCCGGGGTTCGGCTGCACAGATTCGTCAGCTTGCAGGTATGCGTGGTTTGATGGCCAAGCCAGACGGCTCGATCATTGAAACGCCGATCACCGCGAACTTCCGTGAAGGTTTGAGCGTACTTCAGTACTTCATCTCCACTCACGGTGCTCGTAAGGGTTTGGCGGATACCGCGTTGAAAACCGCGAACTCCGGTTATCTGACTCGTCGTTTGGTAGACGTCGCGCAGGATCTGGTCGTTACCGAGGTTGATTGCGGTACCGAGCATGGCCTGCTGATGACGCCTCACATTGAAGGCGGTGACGTTGTTGAGCCATTGGGCGAACGCGTATTGGGTCGAGTAATCGCCCGCGACGTATTCAAGCCGGGTACCGATGACATCATCGTTCCTGCTGGCACCTTGGTTGACGAGAAATGGGTTGAGTTCATCGAGCTGAATAGCATCGATGAAGTGATCGTGCGTTCGCCGATCAGCTGCGAAACCCGTTTCGGTATCTGCGCCAAATGCTACGGCCGTGATTTGGCTCGCGGACACCAGGTCAACATTGGTGAAGCAGTCGGCGTTATTGCCGCTCAGTCCATCGGTGAGCCAGGTACGCAGCTGACCATGCGTACGTTCCACATCGGTGGTGCGGCAAGCCGGACCTCCGCTGCTGACAGCGTTCAGGTTAAGAATGGCGGTACTGTCCGTCTGCATAACCTGAAGCACGTTGAGCGGGTAGATGGTTGCCTGGTTGCGGTATCTCGTTCGGGTGAGCTTGCGATTGCTGATGACTACGGTCGTGAGCGCGAGCGTTACAAGCTGCCTTACGGTGCCGTGATATCGGTTAAAGAGGGTGATAAGGTCGACGCTGGCGCCATCGTGGCCAAGTGGGATCCGCACACTCACCCAATTGTCACCGAGATGAAAGGTACCGTGACCTACGTGGGCATGGAAGAAGGCATCACGATCAAGCGTCAGACCGACGAATTGACCGGTATGACCAACATCGAAGTTCTCGACGCCAAAGACCGTCCTGCAGCCGGTAAAGATATCCGTCCTGCCGTTAAGATGGTGGGTGTGGATGGCAAGGACCTGCTGCTACCTGGTACAGACGTACCGGCTCAGTACTTCCTGCCAGCCAACGCCTTGGTCGGTGTTGCGGATGGTGTGCAGGTTGCGATCGGTGATGTTATCGCTCGTATACCGCAAGAAACGTCGAAAACTCGCGACATTACGGGTGGTC
This window contains:
- the rplL gene encoding 50S ribosomal protein L7/L12; this encodes MSISQDDILNAVAEMSVLQVVELIKAFEEKFGVTAAAGSSGPAAVAAVAEEQTEFNVILTETGDKKVNVIKAVRELTGLGLKEAKAVVDAGAGSLVLEAVSKDAADKAKAALEEAGAKVELK
- the rpoC gene encoding DNA-directed RNA polymerase subunit beta'; this translates as MKDLLNLLKNQGQVEEFDAIRIGLASPEMIRSWSFGEVKKPETINYRTFKPERDGLFCAKIFGPVKDYECLCGKYKRLKHRGVICEKCGVEVALAKVRRERMAHIELASPVAHIWFLKSLPSRIGLLMDMTLRDIERVLYFESYVVIDPGMTTLEKGQLLNDEQYFEALEEFGDDFDARMGAEAVRELLHAIDLEHEIGRLREEIPQTNSETKIKKLSKRLKLMEAFQGSGNLPEWMVLTVLPVLPPDLRPLVPLDGGRFATSDLNDLYRRVINRNNRLKRLLDLSAPDIIVRNEKRMLQEAVDALLDNGRRGRAITGSNKRPLKSLADMIKGKQGRFRQNLLGKRVDYSGRSVITVGPTLRLHQCGLPKKMALELFKPFIFGKLEMRGLATTIKAAKKMVERELPEVWDVLAEVIREHPVLLNRAPTLHRLGIQAFEPVLIEGKAIQLHPLVCAAYNADFDGDQMAVHVPLTLEAQLEARALMMSTNNILSPANGEPIIVPSQDVVLGLYYMTREAINAKGEGRVFADLQEVDRVFRAGEAALHAKVKVRIHETVNDRDGGSVKNTRIVDTTVGRALLFQVVPAGLSYDVVNQPMKKKAISKLINQCYRVVGLKETVIFADQLMYTGFAYSTISGVSIGVNDFVIPDEKARIIEAATDEVKEIEAQYASGLVTQGEKYNKVIDLWSKANDEVSKAMMSNLSKERVIDRHGVEVDQESFNSMYMMADSGARGSAAQIRQLAGMRGLMAKPDGSIIETPITANFREGLSVLQYFISTHGARKGLADTALKTANSGYLTRRLVDVAQDLVVTEVDCGTEHGLLMTPHIEGGDVVEPLGERVLGRVIARDVFKPGTDDIIVPAGTLVDEKWVEFIELNSIDEVIVRSPISCETRFGICAKCYGRDLARGHQVNIGEAVGVIAAQSIGEPGTQLTMRTFHIGGAASRTSAADSVQVKNGGTVRLHNLKHVERVDGCLVAVSRSGELAIADDYGRERERYKLPYGAVISVKEGDKVDAGAIVAKWDPHTHPIVTEMKGTVTYVGMEEGITIKRQTDELTGMTNIEVLDAKDRPAAGKDIRPAVKMVGVDGKDLLLPGTDVPAQYFLPANALVGVADGVQVAIGDVIARIPQETSKTRDITGGLPRVADLFEARRPKEASILAEVSGTIAFGKETKGKRRLVITPNDGSDPYEELIPKWRHLNVFEGEQVNRGEVISDGPSDPHDILRLLGVSALAKYIVNEIQDVYRLQGVKINDKHIETILRQMLRKVEIAESGDSTFIKGDQMELTHVLVENERLSADEKFVSKFTRVLLGITKASLSTESFISAASFQETTRVLTEAAVTGKRDYLRGLKENVVVGRLIPAGTGLAYHSERKRRREADKPTRVSASEVEAALTEALNSSGN
- the rplJ gene encoding 50S ribosomal protein L10, whose protein sequence is MAIKLEDKKAIVAEVNKAAKAALSAVVADARGVTVSAMTGLRKEAREAGVYVRVVRNTLLKRAVADTEYSVLNDVFTGPTLIAFSNEHPGAAARLFKEFAKGQDKFEIKAAAFEGKYLAANQIDVLATLPTRNEAISQLMSVIQGATSKLARTLAAIREQKEAAAA
- the rpoB gene encoding DNA-directed RNA polymerase subunit beta, whose product is MAYSYTEKKRIRKDFSKLPDVMDVPYLLAIQLDSYREFLQAGATKDQFRDVGLHAAFKSVFPIISYSGNAALEYVGYRLGEPAFDVKECVLRGVTYAVPLRVKVRLIIFDKESSNKAIKDIKEQEVYMGEIPLMTENGTFVINGTERVIVSQLHRSPGVFFDHDRGKTHSSGKLLYSARIIPYRGSWLDFEFDPKDCVFVRIDRRRKLPASVLLRALGYTTEQVLDAFYTTNIFHVQGENLNLELIPQRLRGEIAVLDILDDKGKVIVEQGRRITARHVNQMEKAGIKELEVPLDYVLGRTTAKVIVHPATGEIIAECNTELNTEIIAKIAKSQVVRIETLYTNDIDCGPFVSDTLKIDSTSNQLEALVEIYRMMRPGEPPTKDAAETLFNNLFFSPERYDLSAVGRMKFNRRIGRTEIEGSGVLCKEDIVAVLKTLVDIRNGKGIVDDIDHLGNRRVRCVGEMAENQFRVGLVRVERAVKERLSMAESEGLMPQDLINAKPVAAAVKEFFGSSQLSQFMDQNNPLSEITHKRRVSALGPGGLTRERAGFEVRDVHPTHYGRVCPIETPEGPNIGLINSLAAYARTNKYGFLESPYRVVKDALVTDEIVFLSAIEEADHVIAQASATMNETGHLVDELVAVRHLNEFTVKAPEDVTLMDVSPKQVVSVAASLIPFLEHDDANRALMGSNMQRQAVPTLRSDKPLVGTGMERNVARDSGVCVVARRGGVIDSVDASRIVVRVADDEVETGEAGVDIYNLTKYTRSNQNTCINQRPLVSKGDRVERSDIMADGPSTDMGELALGQNMRIAFMAWNGYNFEDSILLSERVVQEDRFTTIHIQELTCVARDTKLGPEEITADIPNVGEAALNKLDEAGIVYVGAEVGAGDILVGKVTPKGETQLTPEEKLLRAIFGEKASDVKDTSLRVPTGTKGTVIDVQVFTRDGVERDARALSIEKTQLDEIRKDLNEEFRIVEGATFERLRSALVGRKAEGGAGLKKGQDITDETLDGLEHGQWFKLRMVEDALNDQLEKAQAYIVDRRRLLDDKFEDKKRKLQQGDDLAPGVLKIVKVYLAIRRRIQPGDKMAGRHGNKGVVSVIMPVEDMPHDANGTPVDIVLNPLGVPSRMNVGQILETHLGLAAKGLGEKINRMLEEQRKVVDLRKFLNEIYNEIGGRQESLEDLSDKEILDLAKNLRGGVPMATPVFDGAKESEIKAMLKLADMPESGQMQLFDGRTGNKFERPVTVGYMYMLKLNHLVDDKMHARSTGSYSLVTQQPLGGKAQFGGQRFGEMEVWALEAYGAAYTLQEMLTVKSDDVNGRTKMYKNIVDGDHRMEPGMPESFNVLIKEIRSLGIDIDLETE